A genomic segment from Lutibacter sp. A80 encodes:
- a CDS encoding TonB-dependent receptor produces the protein MRTFTSLILGIFLLLGSTIFAQQKQITGTVTASGMPMPGVSILIKGTSNGVSTDFDGNYSISANSTDTLIFSYIGFLPQEIVVGNTSTIDVSLVASTEQLDEVVLIGYGSVKKKDLTSAISTVKGEELSKRVVSNIQDALAGQLPGVQVSSSGGKPGASSSITIRGISTLGDNTPLYVVDDVPLDDINFLSPQDIESVQVLKDASASAIFGSRASNGVIIIRTKQAKTNKVIVSFDAYTGIQSVAKDPSLANATEYANILNAASLNDGGSLIYSDPESLGNGTNWWNEITQNTPIYNANLSIAKATEDIKISSSISYQDQEGIIKGSDFNRVTARLNTEYKLNDQVTIGENFTFANSKTKNGPDLVWNAHRLEPVTNPYLADYEIDGLNEYSIFSPTITDVPNALGQLARSYNDTEYSRAVGNFYVNWEAIEGLTFKSQFSVYYSSWENNWFSPDYYIEENDKLEVNSVGRTHNNKLNTTWNNTVNYQKEINDHSINLLGGVILESQTEKTLSGTGENIPSNHEDLRYLDAATEGFYTTGNNEKYSLISYIGRGNYSYKSKYLLTATVRADGSSLFPDGNKWGVFPSVSAAWVTSDEDFMEDISWISSLKTRVGWGQIGNDNRNSIPVNARLTTIGNEYYTLGDDQQVILGTAPANVGNPSIEWETVEDMNFGIDLGLFNSSLNINFDIYKRTTHDMLMAKSIPAYLGSGYDAQWANVGSFETKGVDLGITYKKQINELKTAFTLNLSSYDATVVELADGEAIWDGNHQRLNSLTYTAEGQTPGLFYGFVTDGIFQNQTEINSHSDNTGNIIQPFAQPGDFRFKDLNGDGTLDDDDRQVIGDPTPDFSFGFNMQFNYNNFDLNILFTGKYGNDMLNALNPYLMSGSGTYNSYAGLLDKAWSGEGSTNSQPRLSNDDPNQNFRYSDYYIEDGSFIRLTNLQLGYNLDNSILDNLGLARARVYMSGENLFTATSFSGLDPDISGSATQSGIDWGHYPLPRTINVGVNLSF, from the coding sequence ATGAGAACATTCACTTCTTTAATTTTGGGCATATTTTTACTTTTAGGAAGTACAATATTTGCTCAACAAAAACAAATAACAGGAACAGTAACTGCAAGTGGAATGCCAATGCCTGGCGTATCCATTTTAATAAAAGGAACTTCCAATGGGGTTTCAACTGATTTTGACGGAAATTATAGTATTTCAGCAAATAGTACAGACACCTTAATATTTTCTTACATCGGTTTTTTACCACAAGAAATTGTTGTTGGAAACACATCAACTATAGATGTTTCTTTAGTTGCAAGTACCGAACAATTAGACGAGGTTGTATTAATTGGATATGGATCTGTAAAAAAGAAAGATTTAACAAGTGCCATTTCAACCGTAAAAGGTGAAGAACTTTCAAAAAGGGTTGTTTCTAACATACAAGATGCCTTAGCTGGTCAATTACCAGGTGTTCAGGTTTCTTCAAGTGGTGGTAAACCAGGAGCTTCTTCATCAATAACAATTCGTGGTATTTCAACACTAGGAGACAATACGCCATTATATGTTGTAGATGATGTACCTTTAGATGACATTAACTTTTTATCACCTCAAGACATTGAAAGTGTTCAAGTTTTAAAAGATGCATCTGCATCAGCTATTTTTGGTTCTAGAGCTTCAAATGGAGTTATAATAATTAGAACAAAACAAGCTAAAACAAATAAAGTAATTGTTTCTTTTGATGCTTACACAGGTATACAATCTGTGGCAAAAGACCCTAGCTTAGCTAACGCTACTGAATATGCAAATATTTTAAATGCTGCAAGTTTAAATGATGGTGGTAGCTTAATTTATTCTGACCCAGAATCTTTAGGGAACGGAACTAATTGGTGGAATGAAATTACACAAAACACACCAATCTATAACGCTAACTTATCAATTGCAAAAGCTACTGAAGATATTAAAATATCATCAAGTATTTCTTACCAAGACCAAGAAGGAATTATAAAAGGAAGTGATTTTAATAGAGTAACAGCACGTTTAAATACAGAATATAAATTAAACGATCAAGTTACTATTGGAGAAAACTTTACGTTTGCAAACTCAAAAACTAAAAATGGTCCAGATTTAGTTTGGAATGCTCATAGATTAGAACCTGTTACAAACCCATACTTAGCAGATTATGAAATTGATGGATTAAACGAATACAGCATTTTTTCACCAACTATTACAGATGTTCCAAATGCATTAGGACAATTAGCAAGATCTTATAACGATACTGAATACTCTAGAGCCGTTGGTAACTTCTATGTAAATTGGGAAGCAATTGAAGGCCTTACTTTCAAATCGCAATTTAGCGTTTATTACAGCTCTTGGGAAAACAACTGGTTTTCACCAGATTATTATATTGAAGAAAACGACAAATTAGAAGTAAATTCTGTAGGAAGAACACACAATAACAAGCTAAATACAACTTGGAATAACACCGTAAATTACCAAAAAGAAATAAATGACCATAGTATTAACCTTTTAGGTGGTGTAATTTTAGAATCTCAAACAGAAAAAACATTAAGTGGCACTGGAGAAAATATTCCTAGTAACCATGAGGATTTAAGATATCTTGATGCAGCAACTGAAGGATTTTATACCACTGGAAATAACGAAAAGTACAGCTTAATATCGTACATAGGACGTGGAAATTATTCTTACAAAAGTAAATATCTATTAACTGCAACTGTAAGAGCTGATGGATCAAGCCTTTTCCCTGACGGTAACAAATGGGGTGTATTCCCTTCTGTGTCTGCTGCCTGGGTTACATCTGATGAAGATTTTATGGAAGATATATCTTGGATAAGTTCATTAAAAACCCGTGTAGGATGGGGACAAATTGGAAATGACAACAGAAATTCTATTCCAGTAAACGCAAGGTTAACTACTATTGGTAATGAATACTATACTTTAGGAGATGACCAACAAGTTATATTAGGAACAGCACCTGCAAACGTAGGGAATCCATCTATTGAATGGGAAACTGTTGAAGATATGAACTTTGGTATTGACTTAGGTTTATTTAATAGTAGTTTAAATATAAATTTTGATATTTATAAAAGAACTACACACGATATGTTAATGGCAAAAAGTATTCCTGCTTACCTAGGTTCTGGTTACGATGCGCAATGGGCTAATGTTGGTAGTTTCGAAACAAAAGGTGTTGATTTAGGTATTACTTATAAAAAACAAATCAATGAACTAAAAACTGCATTTACGCTAAACTTATCAAGTTATGATGCAACTGTAGTTGAACTAGCTGATGGAGAAGCTATTTGGGATGGAAATCACCAACGTTTAAACAGTTTAACATATACTGCAGAAGGTCAAACTCCTGGGTTATTTTATGGATTTGTAACTGATGGAATATTCCAAAATCAAACTGAAATTAATAGTCATTCAGATAACACTGGAAATATTATTCAACCATTTGCACAACCAGGTGACTTTAGATTTAAAGATTTAAATGGTGATGGAACATTAGACGATGATGATAGACAAGTTATTGGAGATCCTACTCCAGACTTTTCATTTGGATTTAATATGCAATTTAACTACAACAATTTTGATTTAAACATTTTATTTACTGGTAAATACGGAAATGACATGTTAAACGCTTTAAACCCATACTTAATGAGTGGTAGCGGTACTTATAACTCATATGCTGGCTTATTAGATAAAGCTTGGAGTGGTGAAGGATCAACAAATTCTCAGCCTCGTTTATCAAATGATGATCCAAATCAAAACTTTAGATACTCTGACTATTACATCGAAGATGGTTCATTTATTAGATTAACAAATTTACAGTTAGGTTATAATTTAGATAACAGCATTCTTGATAATCTAGGACTTGCAAGAGCTAGAGTTTATATGAGTGGTGAAAATTTATTTACTGCAACTTCATTTAGTGGTTTAGATCCAGATATTAGTGGTTCGGCTACACAAAGTGGTATAGACTGGGGACACTATCCTTTACCAAGAACTATAAATGTTGGTGTTAACTTATCGTTTTAA
- a CDS encoding glycoside hydrolase, with protein MKHKKLYKILAISLSLVLTIAACSNSNDDETSDNGGGTTASDYLTITLQPSTTYQTIHSFGASDAWSTQFVGKNWPLAKRNQIADYLFSSETDNTGQPKGIGLSTWRFNIGGGSDVQGSDSGISDEWRRAESFLTSNGYNWDAQQGQRWFLQAAKERGVNEFTAFSNSPPITLTKNGKAHSSGGSSANLDATNYNNYADFLANVIENISANDGITFNYISPFNEPQWDWTGGQEGSPWLNSEIAAITRILDTKIESKNLNTKIEIAESAQLNYLYEDSNKSGRGSHIQEFFDSSSDNYVGNLSNIAQKICGHSYYTTSGNTTLINTRQNVKDQIEQTDNALEFWMSEYCLLENNSEIEGNGRDLGIDPALYLSKVIHTDLAVANASSWQWWLALSPYDYKDGLVYIDNDKFDGEVYDSKLLWALGNYSFFIKEGYQRISLNRSDNKSIEQSIDGLLVSAYKKPDDSKYIVVLVNQRTIDIPINVKVDGKSQYSGKLYQTSAETSDNLSPKESIDNSTVWSIPSRSIVTVVVE; from the coding sequence ATGAAGCATAAGAAACTTTATAAAATACTAGCAATTTCATTATCACTTGTATTAACTATAGCGGCCTGTTCCAATTCAAATGACGATGAAACATCTGATAATGGTGGAGGAACAACAGCATCAGATTATTTAACCATTACCTTACAACCATCAACAACTTATCAAACAATACATAGCTTTGGTGCTTCAGATGCTTGGAGTACACAATTTGTTGGTAAAAACTGGCCATTAGCAAAAAGAAATCAAATTGCTGATTATTTATTTAGTTCTGAAACTGACAATACGGGACAGCCTAAAGGAATTGGTTTAAGTACTTGGCGTTTTAATATTGGTGGAGGTAGCGATGTACAAGGAAGCGACAGCGGTATAAGTGATGAATGGCGAAGAGCAGAATCTTTTTTAACTTCAAATGGTTATAATTGGGATGCACAACAAGGGCAACGTTGGTTTTTACAAGCTGCAAAAGAAAGAGGTGTAAATGAATTTACTGCATTTTCTAACAGTCCTCCAATTACCCTTACTAAAAATGGAAAAGCACATTCTTCAGGTGGCTCTTCTGCAAATCTTGATGCTACAAATTACAATAATTATGCTGATTTTTTAGCTAATGTTATTGAAAATATCAGCGCTAATGATGGTATTACTTTTAACTATATTTCTCCTTTTAATGAGCCACAATGGGATTGGACAGGCGGACAAGAAGGTTCTCCTTGGTTAAATTCTGAAATAGCGGCAATAACTAGAATTCTAGACACAAAAATTGAAAGTAAAAATTTAAACACTAAAATTGAAATTGCTGAATCTGCTCAATTAAATTATTTATACGAAGATTCTAACAAAAGCGGAAGAGGTTCTCATATACAAGAATTTTTTGATAGCAGTTCTGATAACTATGTTGGAAACTTAAGCAATATTGCTCAGAAAATTTGTGGACATAGTTATTATACAACTTCAGGAAACACCACTTTAATAAATACCCGCCAAAATGTTAAAGATCAAATTGAGCAAACAGATAATGCTCTTGAATTTTGGATGTCGGAATATTGTCTTCTTGAAAACAATTCAGAAATAGAAGGTAATGGTAGAGATTTAGGTATTGATCCTGCACTTTATTTAAGCAAAGTAATCCATACCGATTTAGCTGTTGCAAATGCAAGTTCTTGGCAATGGTGGTTGGCTTTAAGCCCTTACGACTATAAAGATGGATTGGTATATATAGACAACGATAAATTTGATGGAGAAGTGTATGATTCTAAACTACTTTGGGCTTTAGGAAATTATTCATTTTTCATAAAAGAAGGATACCAAAGAATTAGTTTAAACAGATCTGATAATAAATCTATAGAACAATCTATTGATGGATTATTAGTATCAGCTTATAAAAAGCCAGACGATTCAAAATATATTGTAGTACTTGTAAATCAACGAACCATTGATATTCCAATTAATGTAAAAGTTGATGGTAAATCTCAATATTCAGGTAAATTATACCAAACTTCAGCAGAAACATCAGATAATTTATCACCAAAAGAAAGTATTGATAATTCAACCGTATGGTCTATACCGTCAAGAAGTATTGTAACTGTTGTTGTTGAATAA
- a CDS encoding RagB/SusD family nutrient uptake outer membrane protein, with protein sequence MKIIKYILFIFIGLNVVSCSDYIDNEITGEQNLDTYYSNYTESNKAVLGCYASLSPQDWWQTDFFWMVGDICSDDAFKGNSNEGDQRDFGNLADFNITSSNEWLDSKWRYTYQGIFRTNLAITRIPEAPIAEEEINELVAEAKFLRAVFYFELVKNWGGVPLLTEPISVSDANLERATEEEIWAQIESDLNDALEYLPLKSQQASADKGRATKGAAIAYLAKAALYQKNYTEAQSLANEVITSGEYNLNDDFKDVWSVSNPNGSGSIFEIQNSYNELYDTGSALPVLSRSRADGGWGFCTPSSNLDNFMADDPRREFTIIKQGDYVNEEYPSYDTKPSENMSGRINKKYFLTSEDRPEKSEHKRSPLNHILLRYADLLLMHAEAAYFNGDENSALTSLNKVRARVDLNEISATGQGLLTAIYNERRMELAMEGNRYYDLKRTDRLTQAMAAFSNYNLNESTDEYDAGNDEGKYYKAEVHSLFPIPISEINLSQGRITQNPGY encoded by the coding sequence ATGAAAATTATTAAATACATATTATTTATTTTTATCGGTTTGAACGTAGTTTCTTGCTCAGACTATATTGATAACGAAATAACAGGAGAACAAAATTTAGACACTTACTACTCTAATTATACCGAAAGTAACAAAGCTGTATTAGGTTGTTATGCTTCACTTAGTCCACAAGACTGGTGGCAAACAGATTTCTTTTGGATGGTTGGTGATATTTGTTCCGATGATGCCTTTAAAGGAAATTCAAACGAAGGAGACCAAAGAGATTTTGGGAATTTAGCTGATTTTAACATTACATCATCAAACGAGTGGTTAGACAGTAAATGGAGATATACCTACCAAGGTATTTTTAGAACAAACTTAGCCATTACAAGAATTCCAGAAGCACCAATTGCAGAGGAAGAAATTAATGAACTTGTAGCTGAAGCTAAATTTTTACGTGCTGTATTTTATTTTGAATTGGTGAAAAACTGGGGTGGAGTTCCTTTATTAACAGAACCAATATCTGTTAGCGATGCCAACTTAGAAAGAGCTACTGAAGAAGAAATTTGGGCACAAATTGAAAGTGATTTAAATGATGCTTTAGAATATTTACCATTAAAATCGCAACAAGCTTCTGCAGATAAAGGAAGAGCTACTAAAGGAGCTGCAATTGCTTACTTAGCAAAAGCTGCTTTATACCAAAAAAATTACACAGAAGCACAAAGTTTAGCCAATGAAGTAATCACTTCTGGTGAATACAACTTAAACGATGATTTTAAAGACGTTTGGAGTGTTTCAAATCCAAATGGAAGTGGTTCTATTTTTGAAATCCAAAATTCTTACAACGAACTTTATGATACAGGAAGTGCTTTACCTGTACTATCTCGTAGTAGAGCCGATGGTGGTTGGGGATTCTGTACGCCAAGTAGTAATTTAGATAATTTTATGGCAGACGATCCAAGACGTGAATTCACAATAATTAAACAAGGTGATTATGTAAATGAAGAATACCCTTCTTACGATACTAAACCTTCTGAAAATATGTCTGGAAGAATTAACAAAAAATACTTTTTAACTTCTGAAGATCGCCCTGAGAAATCAGAGCATAAAAGATCTCCTCTAAATCATATTTTATTAAGATATGCCGATTTATTATTAATGCACGCTGAAGCTGCTTATTTTAATGGAGACGAAAATTCAGCTTTAACTTCTTTAAATAAAGTGAGAGCTAGAGTAGATTTAAACGAGATCTCTGCTACAGGACAAGGTTTACTAACTGCAATCTATAATGAAAGAAGAATGGAATTAGCAATGGAAGGAAACCGTTACTACGATTTAAAAAGAACAGACAGGTTAACACAAGCTATGGCTGCCTTTTCAAATTATAACCTAAACGAAAGTACAGATGAATATGATGCTGGAAATGACGAAGGAAAATATTATAAAGCTGAAGTTCATTCTTTATTTCCAATTCCAATATCAGAAATTAATTTATCTCAAGGTCGAATTACACAAAACCCTGGATACTAA
- a CDS encoding SusF/SusE family outer membrane protein → MISKLFFRIFLSTVLFSLFIFSSCDDDNEINDASDPNISNLTTTISSAPGLEFVFEGSITDDNGIESININYDKWYLDKYITLDDHLKEYNLNYKFLVPADEEPNSSHTLKVSAMDIAGNITTYDVVVTLDYDTTKPQVTFTSPISGSSSTVGDSVELNIDFSDNKMLDSVIVINEILGYEVKLKMPDNTLNYNFTDSIEIPLTGISGAVEFTAIGIDKTGNETTTYTTVLIGEKDEIYNMYAVGSSTWYDWDPSKATEMWKNPENEDWFVVEFYYTVGNGIKFIGQLDWEPNNWGTDPNDSSRIINSQSSGTIEFDEDGYYHVEFNPYTLEYTYEKMEIDVEIKENMYLMGNGFAGYDLDWNPADAIPMEKDSNGNPYVFTINIEITEDTSLKFIGQTDGWEPFDCGFEVGGETILPVNYVKCKAGDGSQDLKFKDQAGTYTITFDYFLLRATIHEYN, encoded by the coding sequence ATGATAAGTAAACTATTTTTTCGGATATTTTTATCCACAGTATTATTTTCACTTTTTATTTTTTCATCATGTGATGATGATAACGAAATAAACGATGCATCCGACCCTAATATTTCAAATTTAACAACAACTATTAGCTCTGCACCTGGGCTAGAATTTGTTTTTGAAGGCTCCATTACAGATGATAATGGTATTGAAAGTATAAACATTAATTACGACAAATGGTATTTGGATAAGTATATTACTTTAGATGACCATTTAAAAGAGTACAACTTAAATTATAAATTTTTAGTCCCTGCAGATGAAGAACCAAATAGTTCACATACTTTAAAAGTATCAGCTATGGACATTGCAGGAAACATTACAACGTATGATGTTGTTGTAACCTTAGATTACGACACTACTAAACCGCAAGTAACATTTACTTCTCCTATTAGTGGTAGCTCTAGTACAGTTGGAGATTCAGTTGAATTAAACATCGATTTTTCTGATAATAAAATGCTTGATTCTGTTATTGTAATAAATGAAATTTTAGGCTATGAAGTTAAGCTAAAAATGCCTGATAACACTTTAAACTACAACTTTACAGACTCAATTGAAATACCTTTAACAGGAATTTCTGGCGCAGTAGAATTTACTGCAATTGGTATTGATAAAACAGGAAATGAAACCACAACATATACAACAGTTCTTATTGGAGAAAAAGATGAAATATACAATATGTATGCTGTAGGAAGTTCTACTTGGTACGACTGGGATCCTAGCAAAGCAACTGAAATGTGGAAAAACCCAGAAAATGAAGACTGGTTTGTTGTAGAGTTTTATTATACAGTAGGTAACGGAATAAAATTTATAGGCCAATTAGATTGGGAACCTAACAATTGGGGAACAGATCCTAATGACAGCTCTAGAATTATAAACTCACAAAGTAGTGGCACCATTGAATTTGATGAAGATGGCTATTACCATGTAGAGTTTAATCCATATACATTAGAATACACCTATGAAAAAATGGAAATAGATGTTGAAATTAAAGAAAACATGTATTTAATGGGTAATGGATTTGCTGGCTACGATTTAGATTGGAACCCTGCAGATGCTATTCCAATGGAAAAAGATAGCAACGGAAATCCTTATGTTTTTACCATTAATATTGAAATTACTGAAGACACTTCTTTAAAATTTATTGGACAAACAGATGGTTGGGAACCATTTGATTGTGGTTTTGAAGTTGGCGGAGAAACAATATTGCCAGTAAATTATGTAAAATGTAAAGCTGGAGATGGATCACAAGATCTAAAATTTAAAGATCAAGCTGGTACATACACAATTACATTCGATTACTTTTTACTAAGAGCAACTATTCACGAATATAATTAA
- a CDS encoding glycoside hydrolase family 2 TIM barrel-domain containing protein yields the protein MKLKYFAILLILISSCNNNHKYVDVPFEEQEIPDWENPAVFGINKEQPRAYFIPYLNNDDVINDNANNSPFYTSLNGDWEFNLALKPDDRPYYFFKEDYDTSDWKSIKVPANWELEGFDVPIYTNVKYPHEKTPPKIQDHYNPVGSYRTYFNVDTIDSKEVFLHFGAVSSAMYVWINGEKVGYSEGSKTPAEFNITKYLKKGKNLLAVEVYRWSDGSYIEDQDFWRLSGITRDVYLLERNKTHIKDFWSQADLDASYKNGIFNVNIELENKANNNYIVETILLDSDKKEVYSASKNIEPGKTTIAFEKTIPNVHLWNAENPYLYNLIIQLKTEDSTLIESVGTDVGFRNVVVKNGQLLVNGKAIYVKGVNLHEHHDRNGHYVDEETMIKDIKTMKMFNINAVRTSHYPQPELFYKLCNKYGLYLVDEANIESHGMGATHQGSFDTINHVAYLPEWNEAHLDRIKRTIERDKNHPSVIIWSMGNECGNGPVFFEGYEWIKNRDKTRLVLFEQAGLESNTDIVAPMYAGINRLEKYAKNHSDRPYILCEYAHAMGNSVGNLKEYWDMMKKYPVLQGGFIWDWVDQGLVKTTEDGEEYWAYGGDFGPKDVPSDGNFCLNGLVDPDRTPKPALYEVKKVHQNIQFKAIDLKNGKFEITNEFDFTNLNEYNFSYEIMSDGETVIKENIPTLNIEPTKSEIIQIKYPEITKSKEVIITISATTKKEKNLVPNNHEIAWEQFEINTANNSFKLEQTSKVVIANDETSIKISSKAGKVVFDKSTGIMTELYFGDNDNIIHNNAGFTPNFWRAPIDNDFGNDLHKRSKDWRYVSKNRAVKSIDSKMDGANAIVTVKYNLINESNETIGVFTSKYSINGNGEILVDNTLVKANNNLPDLPRVGLNIILNNNLNQIKWYGRGPYESYWDRKSGAKIGVYEGSVADQYWAYIRPQENGNKSDTRWVSLTDKTGKGIIVKGIPTIDVSAHHNIMEDFESLERTDGRHRDGDVVKNRHTTDVVPRDLVSLNIDYKQMGVGGDNSWGAHTHPEYKLLDKKYSYSFIISSTENLKP from the coding sequence ATGAAACTAAAATACTTTGCTATACTCTTAATACTGATAAGTTCGTGTAATAATAATCATAAATACGTAGATGTTCCTTTTGAAGAACAAGAAATTCCAGACTGGGAAAATCCTGCTGTTTTTGGAATAAATAAAGAACAACCTAGAGCGTATTTTATTCCTTATTTAAATAATGATGATGTTATAAATGATAATGCAAACAACTCTCCTTTTTACACTTCATTAAATGGAGATTGGGAATTTAACTTAGCGCTTAAACCAGATGATAGACCTTATTATTTCTTTAAAGAAGATTATGACACTTCAGACTGGAAAAGCATTAAAGTACCAGCCAATTGGGAATTAGAAGGTTTTGATGTACCAATTTATACCAATGTAAAATATCCACATGAAAAAACACCTCCTAAAATTCAAGATCATTACAATCCAGTAGGTTCATACCGTACATATTTTAATGTTGACACTATAGATTCTAAAGAAGTTTTTTTACATTTTGGAGCTGTTAGTTCTGCTATGTATGTATGGATAAATGGTGAAAAAGTTGGTTATAGTGAAGGTAGTAAAACCCCTGCAGAATTTAATATTACAAAATATTTAAAAAAAGGTAAAAACCTTTTAGCTGTTGAAGTATACAGATGGTCTGATGGTAGTTATATAGAAGATCAAGATTTTTGGCGTTTAAGTGGTATTACAAGAGATGTATATTTATTAGAAAGAAATAAAACACATATTAAAGATTTTTGGTCTCAAGCAGATTTAGATGCTTCCTATAAAAATGGAATTTTTAATGTAAATATTGAATTAGAAAATAAGGCCAATAACAACTATATTGTTGAAACAATTTTATTAGACAGCGACAAAAAAGAAGTTTATTCAGCATCAAAAAATATAGAACCTGGAAAAACAACAATAGCTTTTGAAAAAACCATTCCAAATGTTCATTTATGGAATGCAGAAAACCCATATTTATACAATCTAATTATACAATTAAAAACAGAAGATAGTACCTTAATAGAATCTGTAGGTACCGATGTTGGTTTTAGAAATGTAGTAGTAAAAAACGGACAACTTTTAGTAAATGGAAAAGCCATTTATGTAAAAGGAGTAAACCTACACGAACACCACGATAGAAACGGTCATTATGTAGATGAAGAAACTATGATAAAAGATATTAAAACAATGAAAATGTTTAATATCAATGCCGTTAGAACTTCACATTATCCACAACCAGAATTGTTCTATAAACTTTGTAACAAATACGGTTTATACTTGGTTGATGAAGCTAATATTGAATCTCACGGTATGGGAGCTACACACCAAGGTAGTTTTGACACAATAAACCATGTTGCTTATCTTCCAGAATGGAATGAAGCTCATTTAGATAGAATAAAAAGAACTATTGAAAGAGATAAAAATCACCCTTCTGTAATAATCTGGTCTATGGGAAATGAATGTGGAAATGGACCCGTATTTTTTGAAGGATATGAATGGATAAAAAATAGAGATAAAACACGCTTAGTCTTGTTTGAACAAGCTGGACTAGAAAGCAATACAGATATTGTAGCACCAATGTATGCAGGTATTAATAGATTGGAAAAATATGCAAAAAACCACAGCGATAGACCTTATATTTTATGTGAATACGCACATGCCATGGGTAATAGCGTTGGAAACTTAAAAGAATATTGGGATATGATGAAAAAATACCCAGTTTTACAAGGTGGTTTTATTTGGGATTGGGTAGACCAAGGTTTGGTTAAAACAACAGAAGATGGTGAAGAATATTGGGCTTATGGTGGTGATTTTGGACCTAAAGATGTACCTTCAGATGGAAATTTTTGTTTAAACGGATTGGTAGATCCAGACAGAACACCTAAACCAGCACTATATGAAGTAAAAAAAGTACACCAAAATATCCAATTTAAAGCAATAGATTTAAAAAATGGAAAATTTGAAATTACTAACGAATTTGATTTTACAAATTTAAATGAATATAACTTTTCTTACGAAATAATGTCTGATGGTGAAACTGTAATAAAAGAAAACATTCCAACCTTAAATATAGAACCTACAAAGTCTGAAATTATTCAAATTAAATACCCAGAAATAACTAAATCTAAAGAAGTAATTATTACAATTTCTGCAACAACTAAAAAAGAGAAAAATTTAGTACCTAATAACCACGAAATTGCTTGGGAACAATTTGAAATTAACACAGCTAATAATTCATTCAAGCTTGAGCAAACATCTAAAGTAGTTATTGCAAATGATGAAACTTCAATTAAAATAAGTAGTAAAGCAGGTAAAGTTGTTTTTGATAAATCAACTGGTATAATGACTGAATTATATTTTGGTGATAATGACAATATAATACATAATAATGCCGGATTTACTCCTAATTTTTGGAGAGCACCAATTGATAACGATTTTGGAAACGATCTTCATAAAAGAAGTAAAGATTGGCGCTATGTTAGCAAAAACAGAGCTGTTAAAAGTATTGACTCAAAAATGGATGGAGCCAATGCAATTGTTACCGTTAAATATAATTTAATTAATGAATCAAACGAAACTATAGGTGTTTTCACTTCTAAATATAGTATAAATGGAAATGGTGAAATATTAGTTGATAACACATTAGTTAAAGCCAACAATAACCTACCTGATTTACCTAGAGTTGGTTTAAATATAATTTTAAACAATAACTTAAATCAAATTAAATGGTATGGTAGAGGTCCTTATGAAAGTTATTGGGATAGAAAATCTGGAGCAAAAATTGGCGTATATGAAGGAAGTGTTGCAGATCAATATTGGGCATATATTAGACCTCAAGAAAATGGTAATAAATCCGATACACGTTGGGTAAGTTTAACTGATAAAACAGGAAAAGGAATTATTGTAAAAGGTATACCAACAATTGATGTAAGTGCACATCATAACATAATGGAAGATTTTGAATCTTTAGAAAGAACTGACGGAAGACATAGAGATGGAGATGTTGTTAAAAATCGCCATACTACTGATGTAGTTCCAAGAGATTTAGTTTCATTAAATATAGACTACAAACAAATGGGTGTTGGTGGTGACAATAGTTGGGGAGCACACACACATCCAGAATATAAACTATTAGATAAAAAATATAGTTATTCATTTATAATAAGTAGTACTGAAAATTTAAAACCTTAA